From the genome of Ostrinia nubilalis chromosome 1, ilOstNubi1.1, whole genome shotgun sequence:
ATCCCCAGAGTTCAAGATGGCCCAACCCAAAATGTTTGAAGAATTACCATGAATATCAAGCTTTATTCGTATACGTACTCTTCAAGAGTACCTCAAAATACTGTCACATAAGAAGATTTTAAATTCAGAAGACAAAAAATACAGACACATCAAAAGAACAAACATTTTGACAGAAGAAGTTTTGACTTCGACTATTTcagatgtatttaattttattgtaaaaaaattgcAAATTTCTCAAAATTCTAAATTTTTCAAGTGATTTTTTCTACACAAATCTTTCTAATCTTTTCATGATTGTATAAGctaaaatatcaataaatttttaGAAAAACCCCCTCCTCCGTATAATTTTGTCATCTTCGGTAGGACTGCGATTTCTTGATTTTCCACCATGTAAGTTTTACTCTGGTTTCCTTAACGTCTATTTGAATTCACAAGttaataatgttgtttttttccATTCAGGTGTACTCCTTGCGGTCCCATGATATGCTACAAATATGAAGACTGCGGTCCTCCGGTAAGTTGATAAGCACAAACTTTCTACACCACATCTGGGGCTATATATTTTAAAGTGTATTCTAATGGTTCGAATGTATGCTCAGCTTCAGTGTTTGCCACGCTCTGCGTTCAAGCGTAATGGACTGCAGGACTGCCACTACTTCCAGCAAGGCTCGATTCGGTACTTGTGCCGGACGGGCCCTAGCTGTTCGAAGCCGTGCCCGCCACCCTGTCCGCCGTGCGTCCGCCGGCCACCGCCCGGCAAGACCTACGTTACACGCTTCAGCGACTTCGATCTTGTATCGCAGTGGTAGCGTGAACGACGCCTTGCCTCCTAGCCCTTAGCTCTTGGTAACGTTATTCTAAATTTCACAATGGTGGCCGGCTATTTCAATTCAGCATTTCTAAAGTGATATCTTTGTTCCCAGAAAGGAAAAGCTTCTGATGGAGCGGCCAGAGCGGAGGAGGGTGGCGCGGAAAAAAAGGATGAAAAAGAAAACCAGCTTAAACGAACAAAGAGCCGTGAACTGCGCGGAGGGATTATGTACTACAGCTGCCATTGCATCAAGCGCAATGGGCTCCAGCATGACTGCCGTCGCACTGGATGTGGCGGCGAGCCGGCTTGCCTAGTCCTGCCGGATCCACTGTGTGCGCCCAGCCAGTTGGCTCGCGCTCGAGGACTCGCAGATCCCGAGCCCTTTGCAGCGCATCTTCGCGCCCAAGGGGGCAATGCATCGGGAGGTGCAGCAGATTCTGGTTCCGGGGGAGGCAAGAGGTTCATTGTGTGCGAACTCAAGGGTATCGTCCCAGATGCTTCCATGGACAAGTCTGGCAAGTGCTGTAAGTGTCAAAGTTCGTTTCCACCTCCTAAGCAAAGTTCCAGTGGTGGCCAAGCCTGTATTTGTAGTAGCATACCTGGTGCAGCCAAAGCCGTTGCTGTAAGCCCTCAAGTCTCAAAATGCCCATGTGGGAGCAGTGCAGCTGCAGCAGAAGCACAGTCGTCGTCAATTTATGTATTTGACGAGAAAACTTTAGATACGATAATGAAGCGCTTTGATAACAAGGAACTTGCACCAAGTGACGTGGTAATAGGGCCGGGTGGTCGTCCTCGGAAAGCAACGAAGCCAGTTAGTAAAGAAGAGCCCTGTACGAGACCGGGTTGTGTACATTGGCAGCCGCCGCCGCCATGTGTATGGGATGCTCCTTGTAAGGCAGATTGTTTCGAGACCCCACCTGGAATACAGCCGGGCCGCAACCCACTTACAGGTGGTGGTGCTAGTGCATCTAGGCAAGCTTCAAGTAGAGGTGGAGGCGGCCAGGGTGGAGGCCAGCCTCGTGAGCGGATGAAATTGCTAACGCCTGAATGTTGCACAGGTTGCTCCTCGTCGGGCGGCGGTGGTGCGTCGAGTAGTGGCGGTCCAGCGGCGGGCCTGCCGGTGTTGGTGATGAAGCTCTGCTAACGAGTACAACGGCGCACACCGAAGTTCGAAGGCTTAAGAAAAAGTGCAAAATACTATTATATACCTTACTAATCGTGAAgaataaaagatattttttttaaatttagtttttctTTTTAGGACCATTCATACTTTGTAGTAGGAAGTGTAGGATACATACTTTATAAACATAGGTAGGTCATCCACAAACCACAAGCCGAGTACTACAAAAGTAGGTACTAGTGTTGTTCCAAGGTGGGTAAAGTGCTGTCAAACGTTTCTGAGACGTCAAAGTGATAGATGACCTACACATGTCCCACCAAACTCGTTGACAGAGGGGTGCCACCATCGCTCAACTTTTAGTTTCCacatagtttccaacatggcaaaaatcgtaaccagcgatccggtattgacggtggcgccccctgtcaatgtcatggatagggcagttcagtattttggaactatctatatagcctgaccaggaacataaaaaccctggcatagaggcgcgtcaattgcatttgatagtgcaacactgagtacagtcgtacctgtgttaaattaataggctaactttatgtatcaggattcaggattacgggctaatttgttattttcataaattaacgaaaaaatgttattataggtaacctggtttaaattaattaaatgaaaccatcaatcgagctagtaggatttattttattattcatcaataatcaaattcagaacttgactattcaactgcaatgtctgctcatgaacgcttcaaactcggtacttctttcccaattccataaaattcaacacttagaagaactgtgacaaaaatctttaaaataggtagttgaaaccaaccacagctaattttcatagtggactgtactatacgatgtATATAggtgacccacgctgaactgtcccaccaaactcaatgacaggggggcgctaccatcgttcaactaaatggtttccaacatggcaaaaatcggaactagcgatccggtattgacggtggcgccccactgtcaatgtcaggcataggacagttcagtattttggaactatacgataaacatatcagtcaatttgacaacctttgtcggaaacattattcaatgaaaatattaaatatagatgacccacgctgaactgtcccgccaaactcaatgacaggggggcgctaccatcgttcaactttatggtttccaacatggcaaaaatcggaaccagcgatttggtattgacggtggcgccccgctgtcaatgtcatcgataggacagttcagtattttggaactatagtatagtcaaatacctgccttgtctagcataaaaaaaaaataaaaaaaatattgtccgaaccggaacccttagtatttctcttcgacaaatactttaacacattgcgaaccacttttcttttacgactataaaaagattttagcaatttaattcacaaaatcaattgcgcacatttaaaataaagtttgtttacactttgacagcaatagactgacatgcaaggtgacatgtcaatgaagttttcagttactgttgccattaaaagaaattagtaccattagttttccgcaacatggcgagggtttttatgttccagtgggtctagacaaagtgcaaattttaatcgcaaaccagtcgaaaagtcgtcgaaaagccccttttttgtatgaagttttgacggattcgatgttcgattcgatcaaaaagtgcggtttgtctaggggggctggtcgggctatacatacattatttcagttttgatatcagggatgttatggatatccgtaaccgtaaccgaaactttcggatatccgaaataaaaaaaatatccgaaaccgtaaccgtaactgattcaaaagttttgGATAATTTCGGATGTagacagtttaaattgttttttgtatagcattatatgtaaaggcataacagcctgatttacctttaaaactaagcgtccacatgtcggtatcgtacgcatcgaacgtatcgtacgcaacggatcgtagtattatttatatggaaactcatataagtgcgtccacctgtccgcatcgtacgcattgcacatccgatacgatgtgtttcgtacgatgcgtccgttgcgtacgataccgacaagtggacgcttagcttataatgccatctagcatcaatttttatttttttatttttattctatgtaaagtgtgcgggcatgaatgaaccgtgttggacaactattacaaattgcattctaaagcacagatatccgtaaccgtaaccgaaactttcggatatgcgaaataaaaaaatatccgtaaccgaccGAGACACCACCCACCGCTGCACGTTTGCATCACAGATTTGTTTATCACACCTTTTCAAGAACAATCGACATCGCGCCGCAATTTCCACACTTGTGACTATCCAGCCATAATCAACTACCTAAATAAGGTAGACTGGGATAATTTGTTTAGTAATGCAACGATTGATGAGGCCTTGGAAaagttttacaaaataatatacgAATGTTTTGACAATTACATCCCTTCGATAAAAGTAAATGGTCTCAAAAGCAAATATCCTCCCTGGTATAATATAGCTTTAATTAAAATCATACGCGAAAAgggtaaaattcataaaaaatggaAACGCTATGGGAACCCACGTGATTACGACACATTTGTTATGCTACGCAGCCGTGAACGCACAGTACAACGAGAATGCTATAATAGTTACTTAAAAGCCACTGAAAACAATATTAGGATCAACCCGAAAGCTTTTTGGTCGTTTGTTAAATCCAGAAGAGGCGGCTCTCAGTATCCGAAGCAGTTCACTTACTTAGGAGATACACTCGTGGATGGTTCCGACATTTGCAATGGCTTTAACGACTTTTTCCAAAAAATGTTTTCTAATGGCTCGTCGAATGATGTAGATCTAATAGATAGCGTTGAGCGGGACACCGTCACAGATGTGATAGCTACTACGAGCGTCTCACCAGACAAACTTAAAATCATGCTTCAAACTCTTGACGTGAGCAAGGGGGCTGGCTGTGATGGTGTTCCGCCGGTGTTTCTTCGTCGTTGCGCTGATGTTCTGTGCTATCCCGTATATTTACTGTTTCAATTATCATTATGCAGCGGGGTTTTTCCAACTATCTGGAAAAAAGCCCACATTGTTCCGATCCACAAAAAATCTTCAAAAttagaaattattaattataggcCCATCTCAATTTTAAATACACTAAGT
Proteins encoded in this window:
- the LOC135071086 gene encoding uncharacterized protein LOC135071086; the protein is MCTPCGPMICYKYEDCGPPKGKASDGAARAEEGGAEKKDEKENQLKRTKSRELRGGIMYYSCHCIKRNGLQHDCRRTGCGGEPACLVLPDPLCAPSQLARARGLADPEPFAAHLRAQGGNASGGAADSGSGGGKRFIVCELKGIVPDASMDKSGKCCCSSSGGGGASSSGGPAAGLPVLVMKLC